In Sorghum bicolor cultivar BTx623 chromosome 10, Sorghum_bicolor_NCBIv3, whole genome shotgun sequence, one genomic interval encodes:
- the LOC8069370 gene encoding uncharacterized protein LOC8069370, protein MLHRLAHSRVCHCFILPTSRALSNAPAPTPPAAAPLSAADLEQLLRRCHYSASTHRFHSLLPLLTHPSVLLSSALHLSRRSHPSLPTPPHPPPITIAAAAAAFSSPSSHLRLLLPSRLKGQPLPVPTFPLRLALRCAASVLDAVFAPRAATFAYRGRHAAVRYLKSIPSASWFFRVAIPRQPFSPHHVRRLLGAISSKVDDPGFLDFLNELFVSDAVAFELGGCELGRGLPQESELTGTLVNIFFNLVDGEIMAIREEVHKKHPRMKDDSVRHTPVRVYAIRYLDDILVVTSGSKMLTIEIRDRIIAALERDLEVKVDRLGSSIHSAVSEKIEFLGIEFQAVPPSVLHPPMSEKAKRARKKYLKMKAEKAQELKNARETRRKKLGLKILNHLFKRMRRGEEFEFDFRIEKEVQQVFRDWAEETVAEYFESHEHCQYWHRLLTSGDFLSLNRVRDQLPPALVDSYDKLQETVDKFLMPMRGHDMTEEEERLAEEEEEKQYEKRTVEDLTELKMRANVPIDLVRKAVKLAGFTNSMGRPRPIKLLLCLDDADIIKWYAGVGRRWLDFFCCCHNFKMVKTVVTYHLRFSCFLTLAEKHECTKRQAISHFTKDLKVANDVGMPEVHFPTEREIRMIGDKNLSDPKPVDGALTMILVRLAVDGTSYPCLAHFCAKTETVLYRIRLLQNRLNVDPLNEKKWVHGLGGIHESLNKKCLPLCSMHASDLFLGKITLQDIDCTQFVDVE, encoded by the coding sequence atgctccaccgcctcgCCCACTCCCGCGTGTGCCACTGCTTTATCCTCCCCACATCCCGCGCGCTCTCCAACGCTCCCGCTCCCACTCCACCCGCTGCGGCGCCGCTCTCGGCCGCGGACCTCGAGCAACTCCTCCGCCGCTGTCACTACTCTGCCTCCACCCACCGCTTCCActccctcctccccctcctcacGCACCCCTCCGTCCTCCTCTCCTCCGCGCTCCACCTAAGCCGCCGCTCGCACCCATCCCTCCCCACCCCGCCCCACCCCCCACCAATCAccattgccgccgccgccgccgcgttctCATCCCCATCGTCCCacctccgcctcctcctcccgtcCCGCCTCAAGGGTCAGCCGCTCCCCGTCCCCACTTTCCCGCTCCGCCTCGCTTTGCGCTGCGCCGCCTCCGTCCTCGACGCCGTGTTCGCCCCGCGTGCGGCCACCTTCGCTTACCGCGGCCGCCACGCAGCCGTCAGATACCTCAAGTCCATTCCCAGCGCGTCCTGGTTCTTCCGCGTCGCCATCCCGCGCCAGCCCTTCTCCCCCCACCACGTTCGCCGTCTGCTCGGTGCTATCTCCAGTAAGGTCGATGATCCCGGTTTCCTGGATTTCCTGAACGAGCTGTTCGTGTCTGATGCAGTCGCGTTTGAGCTCGGTGGCTGCGAGCTCGGACGCGGGCTGCCACAGGAATCAGAGCTCACTGGCACGCTAGTGAACATATTCTTCAACCTTGTGGATGGAGAGATAATGGCCATCCGTGAGGAAGTGCACAAAAAGCATCCTAGAATGAAGGATGACAGCGTTCGGCATACACCTGTGAGAGTGTATGCAATTCGGTATCTAGATGATATTCTGGTTGTGACGTCTGGGTCAAAGATGCTCACAATTGAGATCAGGGACAGGATAATTGCAGCCTTGGAGAGGGATTTGGAGGTGAAGGTGGACAGGTTGGGGAGCTCAATCCACAGTGCTGTATCAGAGAAGATTGAGTTCCTGGGGATAGAATTCCAAGCTGTGCCACCGTCAGTCTTGCACCCACCCATGTCAGAGAAAGCGAAGAGGGCAAGGAAGAAGTATCTGAAGATGAAGGCTGAAAAGGCACAGGAGCTGAAAAATGCACGGGAGACGAGGCGGAAGAAGCTTGGCTTGAAGATACTGAACCACTTATTCAAGAGGATGAGGAGGGGTGAGGAGTTTGAATTCGATTTCCGGATCGAGAAAGAGGTGCAGCAAGTGTTTAGGGACTGGGCAGAGGAGACAGTGGCCGAATACTTCGAATCGCATGAGCATTGCCAATATTGGCACCGACTGCTCACGTCAGGTGACTTCTTGTCATTGAATAGGGTGAGAGATCAATTGCCACCTGCCTTGGTGGACTCATATGATAAATTACAAGAGacagttgacaagtttttgatGCCCATGAGAGGCCATGACATGACAGAAGAAGAGGAGAGGCTAgctgaggaggaagaagagaaacAATATGAGAAGAGGACTGTTGAGGACTTGACAGAGCTTAAGATGAGGGCCAATGTGCCGATAGATCTTGTAAGGAAGGCGGTAAAGCTTGCTGGATTCACAAATTCCATGGGCCGGCCACGTCCAATTAAGCTACTTCTCTGTTTGGATGATGCAGATATCATCAAATGGTATGCTGGCgttggaaggaggtggctagATTTCTTCTGCTGTTGTCATAACTTCAAGATGGTCAAGACTGTTGTCACTTACCACTTGAGGTTCTCCTGCTTCTTGACATTAGCAGAGAAGCACGAGTGCACTAAGAGGCAAGCGATTAGCCATTTCACAAAGGATTTGAAGGTAGCAAATGATGTTGGAATGCCAGAAGTGCACTTCCCAACAGAACGTGAGATCAGAATGATTGGTGATAAAAACTTGTCTGACCCAAAGCCTGTGGATGGTGCCTTGACGATGATATTGGTGAGATTAGCAGTTGATGGCACCTCCTATCCATGTCTAGCACATTTTTGTGCAAAAACAGAAACTGTGCTTTACAGAATACGTTTGCTGCAAAATCGCCTAAATGTTGATCCGTTGAATGAAAAGAAATGGGTCCATGGATTAGGTGGCATTCATGAAAGTTTGAACAAGAAATGTCTCCCCTTGTGCTCTATGCATGCAAGTGATCTCTTTCTTGGCAAGATCACTCTTCAAGATATTGACTGTACTCAATTTGTTGACGTGGAATGA
- the LOC8058456 gene encoding squamosa promoter-binding-like protein 10, which translates to MMSGRLNVATSASPGDDFPFASMQQQQQPPPPPPPPPYVGFEHGVAGGGGGQRGAGGMGMQQQQHLYDGLDFAAALQFQQEAPHHHHHQLLTLPSSLGPMAPPPLPMPMPMPLQMPMPMPGMPGGDHVYQALGMVKREGGGGGGADAGRIGLNLGRRTYFSPGDMLAVDRLLMRSRLGGVFGLGFGGAHHQPPRCQAEGCKADLSGAKHYHRRHKVCEYHAKASVVAAGGKQQRFCQQCSRFHVLSEFDEVKRSCRKRLAEHNRRRRKPATTASSKDAASPPANKKPNGGSITSSYSTDNKNLSTAKSTMSSNTSSVISCLDQAGNKQQQLARPTLTLGASQDNKDQHQHQQQLSTMLQVQAAGGGHHQEQHFLTSLQVHNNGGCGGGNNNNILSCSSVCSSGALPSSANGEVSDQNTTTTTTNNGNGGSSNNNLHNLFEVDFM; encoded by the exons ATGATGAGCGGGAGGCTGAACGTGGCCACGTCCGCCTCGCCGGGCGACGACTTCCCGTTCGCGtccatgcagcagcagcagcagccgccgcctcctcctccgcctccgccctACGTCGGGTTCGAGCACGGcgtggcgggcggcggcggtggccagCGCGGCGCCGGAGGGATGgggatgcagcagcagcagcacctctACGACGGGCTCGACTTCGCCGCGGCGCTGCAGTTCCAGCAGGAGgcgccccaccaccaccaccaccagctgcTGACGCTGCCGTCCAGCCTCGGCccgatggcgccgccgccgctgccgatgccgatgccgatgccgctgcagatgccgatgccgatgcccGGGATGCCCGGCGGCGACCACGTGTACCAGGCGCTCGGGATGGTGAAGcgcgagggcggcggcggcggcggcgcggacgcCGGGAGGATCGGGCTCAACCTCGGCCGCCGCACCTACTTCTCCCCCGGGGACATGCTGGCCGTGGACCGGCTCCTGATGCGGTCCCGCCTCGGCGGCGTGTTCGGGCTCGGCTTCGGCGGCGCCCACCACCAGCCCCCTCGCTGCCAGGCCGAGGGCTGCAAGGCCGACCTCTCCGGCGCCAAGCACTACCACCGCCGCCACAAGGTCTGCGAGTACCACgccaaggcctccgtcgtcgccgccggcggCAAGCAGCAGCGCTTCTGCCAGCAATGCAGCAG GTTTCACGTGCTGTCAGAGTTCGACGAGGTTAAGAGGAGCTGCAGGAAGCGGCTGGCCGAGCacaaccgccgccgccggaagCCGGCCACCACCGCGTCATCCAAGGACGCCGCGTCGCCGCCGGCCAACAAGAAGCCCAACGGCGGCTCCATCACAAGCTCTTACTCCACCGACAACAAGA ACCTGAGCACGGCCAAGTCGACCATGTCATCGAACACGAGCAGCGTGATCAGCTGCCTGGACCAGGCCGGCaacaagcagcagcagctggcgaGGCCGACGCTGACGCTCGGCGCGTCGCAGGACAACAAggaccagcaccagcaccagcagcagctGAGCACCATGCTCCAGGTCCaagcggccggcggcggccaccACCAGGAGCAGCACTTCCTAACCTCTCTGCAGGTTCACAACAATGGCGGCTGTGGGGgtggcaacaacaacaacatccTGTCGTGCTCCTCGGTGTGCTCCAGCGGCGCGCTGCCGTCGTCGGccaacggcgaggtctcggaccagaacaccaccaccaccactaccAACAACGGCAACGgtggcagcagcaacaacaacctgCATAACCTGTTCGAGGTGGACTTCATGTAG
- the LOC110431416 gene encoding uncharacterized protein LOC110431416 codes for MLATPPRRCRSRARPCPTRNAAPPSPAEAARPHPPLLEPRSPRISRAAPASDCRSCAHPRPPEPRSRIRYRQSRARRSRDRWSRARRSRDRRSRARRSRDCRSRWRVVPVLADPFVSNRLQPKEDVRSWEHRRSSKPWVCLHR; via the exons ATGCTCGCAACGCCGCCTCGCCGCTGCCGAAGCCGCGCCCGCCCCTGCCCTACTCGCAACGCCGCACCGCCCTCTCCTGCTGAAGCCGCGCGCCCGCACCCGCCCCTGCTGGAGCCGCGCTCGCCTCGGATCTCCAGAGCCGCGCCCGCATCGGACTGCCGGAGCTGCGCCCACCCCCGACCGCCGGAGCCACGCTCGCGGATCCGCTACCGCCAGAGCCGCGCTCGCCGGAGCCGCGACCGCTGGAGCCGCGCTCGCCGGAGCCGCGACCGTCGGAGCCGCGCTCGCCGGAGCCGCGACTGCCGGAGTCGTTGGAGGGTCGTCCCTGTGCTTGCTGATCCATTCGTCTCCAACAGACTGCAACCCAAG GAGGACGTTAGGTCGTGGGAGCACAGGCGTTCCTCAAAGCCGTGGGTCTGCCTGCATCGCTAG
- the LOC8058457 gene encoding uncharacterized protein LOC8058457, whose product MAWWRARVVAPVRRAWLAVAAARARVRKGECGILSLHQDVETCGYQDVQVMWNMLSSEEALAAAAAAGSVLPTPPRKRPFWRLPLWPVRSPRAAAAVAR is encoded by the exons ATGGCGTGGTGGCGCGCGAGGGTGGTCGCGCCCGTGCGCCGCGCCtggctcgccgtcgccgccgcgcgcgcgcgcgtccgCAAGGGCG AGTGTGGCATCCTGAGCCTTCACCAGGACGTGGAGACCTGCGGGTACCAGGACGTGCAGGTGATGTGGAACATGCTGAGCTCGGAGGAGGCCCTTGCCGCCGCAGCAGCTGCCGGCAGCGTGCTGCCGACACCGCCACGGAAGCGGCCGTTCTGGAGGCTGCCGCTCTGGCCCGTCCGGTCGCcccgtgccgccgccgccgtcgcccggTGA